The following coding sequences are from one Maniola hyperantus chromosome 7, iAphHyp1.2, whole genome shotgun sequence window:
- the LOC117983854 gene encoding LOW QUALITY PROTEIN: uncharacterized protein (The sequence of the model RefSeq protein was modified relative to this genomic sequence to represent the inferred CDS: inserted 2 bases in 1 codon; deleted 5 bases in 4 codons; substituted 2 bases at 2 genomic stop codons) encodes MTVRSPWRARLASIKGAINQVLIVLLINIPTLSFGLALGWVSLASGEVGSRKHPERQSLFVQRLPPPLVGVPLSARALVAEEKSHYXAFPFSFVICWSLKLASVWGGSVVIVAARIAGTGLGIAAAWALSPLLAREMCSEKYRGAAVSALALIHNAGVLIMYLAADSALSHRYLLWWCLGLALGHCIVFSFVPESSVVSRAKGENKIEMHIANPHRISTEIVWCVRRHVSLWRGFAVCQKMTPALETELAKLPPPEIEQTPXFSLAKEMLKDVQRRRAFIIGAIAVIGQEACGVLAIPAICXTLFVLAREEGNTATRYYLTSSDDLAVVTMMPIDHRAMPVELVTPARHAVIIGAVQLATSALSLYLVERLGRRPLLVWCAVLTGVFLALAAWLVGISTSGTAVAIAFAIAADSAGLQPAPYAILADMFHYQYRGLSLMLVTAGACARGAIKHRFKTKINIILLKSRWQSVWGRPAHMHSPGANPMQDSAGDVRVILRLPSRPVTYYKYNVTLANSMLSTMGLLDKLTAWMGGGVTQATVLVLGLDNSGKSSLLNALRPPEQRAALTVPTVAHQQDNFQSGGVSFSAWDVSGAARMRALWERHYRYTNAVIFVVDAADHLRLVVAREELELMLAHPDMFGRRIPLLVLANKSDASHALSATQVAAALALERIADKPWHICACSALTGSGLPDGIAWLARQLREQRPNK; translated from the exons TTAACATACCAACTCTATCATTCGGGCTGGCACTAGGCTGGGTATCTCTGGCAAGTGGCGAGGTTGGTTCCCGAAAGCATCCCGAGCGGCAGTCATTGTTCGTACAACGTTTACCGCCTCCGCTGGTGGGGGTTCCTCTCAGTGCTCGAGCCCTTGTTGCGGAAGAAAAGTCGCACTATTAGG CATTTCCTTTTTCCTTCGTG ATATGCTGGTCGCTGAAATTGGCGAGTGTGTGGGGCGGC AGTGTGGTGATAGTGGCGGCACGGATTGCAGGCACAGGTCTTGGTATTGCTGCTGCTTGGGCACTTTCGCCGTTGTTAGCGAGAGAG ATGTGCAGTGAAAAATATCGCGGAGCAGCAGTATCAGCGCTCGCATTGATCCACAACGCAGGTGTGCTGATCATGTATCTGGCCGCAGACTCCGCTTTGTCTCACAGGTAC TTGCTGTGGTGGTGCTTGGGA CTAGCTTTAGGACATTGCATCGTTTTCTCCTTTGTGCCTGAGTCCTCCGTCGTTTCTCGCGCTAAGGGGGAAAATAAG ATTGAGATGCACATCGCCaacccgcaccggattagcacAGAGATTGTGTGGTGTGTGCG GAGGCACGTGTCGCTCTGGCGTGGTTTCGCGGTATGTCAGAAGATGACCCCCGCGTTGGAGACCGAGTTAGCCAAACTTCCACCACCCGAGATCGAACAGACCCC CTTCAGCCTTGCCAAGGAAATGT TGAAAGATGTCCAAAGACGAAGAGCATTCATCATTGGCGCTATAGCAGTCATAGGACAAGAAGCATGCGGTGTTCTTGCCATCCCTGCAATATGCTGAACGTTATTTGTTCTTGCACGCGAAGAAGGCAACACTGCCACAAGATATTACT TGACATCAAGTGACGATTTAGCTGTAGTGACAATGATGCCTATTGATCATAGAGCAATGCCTGTAGAGTTGGTGACACCAGCAAGGCATGCTGTAATAatcggggcggttcagctagcaACGTCAGCCCTATCACTTTATCTCGTCGAA AGGTTGGGACGACGG CCGCTGCTGGTTTGGTGCGCGGTACTAACGGGAGTATTTTTGGCGCTGGCGGCTTGGTTGGTAGGCATCAGCACCAGTGGCACGGCCGTCGCTATCGCCTTCGCTATTGCCGCGGACTCCGCCGGCCTCCAGCCTGCTCCGTATGCTATACTCGCTGACATGTTCCATTACCAG TACCGTGGATTGTCTCTGATGCTGGTAACAGCAGGCGCTTGC GCCCGAGGCGCTATTAAACATAGATTCAAAACCAAAATCAACATCATTCTTCTGAA gtcgagatggcaatcggtgtggggacgccccgcacacatgCACAGCCCCGgcgctaacccgatgcaggacagtgcgggtgacgtgcgggtcatactcagattgccatctcggcctgtcacgtactataagtATAATGTTACACTAGCGAATTCCAT GCTATCCACTATGGGTCTATTGGACAAGTTGACAGCGTGGATGGGCGGAGGAGTGACACAGGCCACGGTTCTAGTTCTGGGCTTAGACAACAGTGGGAAGAGCTCATTACTGAACGCGTTGCGGCCGCCCGAGCAACGAGCAGCGCTCACTGTGCCCACGGTCGCCCACCAGCAGGACAATTTTCAGA GCGGCGGTGTATCCTTTAGTGCTTGGGATGTATCTGGTGCAGCACGTATGCGAGCCTTATGGGAACGCCACTACCGTTATACCAACGCTGTCATCTTTGTCGTAGATGCTGCTGATCATCTACGATTGG TGGTGGCTCGCGAAGAGCTGGAGCTGATGTTAGCGCACCCGGATATGTTCGGACGTCGGATTCCACTGCTGGTCCTCGCTAATAAGAGCGACGCATCACACGCCTTGTCTGCCACCCAAGTTGCCGCTG CACTAGCTTTGGAGCGTATAGCAGACAAGCCGTGGCACATTTGCGCATGTAGCGCGCTCACCGGCTCCGGGTTGCCCGACGGGATAGCGTGGCTGGCGCGACAGTTGCGGGAACAACGccctaataaataa